The Pedobacter ginsengisoli region GGAACTTACCAGATCTAACAGTGTTCAGTATAAGATTTTTTCGGAATGGAACCGGCCACAGAACTATGTGTTTGTGCGAGATTGGACAAATCCTGAAGATTCAATAATGGTAACTGATACCATGACGCCTGGCAGTAAAGCTAAATATAGTGAGCCGGGGCTGAAGATTAAGGGGGTAGACGCTGCAGAAAGACAAACTCATGCCGACTATTGGTTTATTCTTTTTTATGTGTTTGGTCTGATTTTACTGTTCTGGCATTATCATCAGAATATCTACCCTTCAAAAGACAGAATTAAAAACTGGCAGTTCTGGCTGTTTTCGGGAGCTGTGGTGTTAAGTGGTTTGTTGGATTTTATTGAAAATCACTATATTCTTGAATCTATAGATCTTTTTAATAGATTAAACCCACAAAATCCATCTCCCGATAACCTCAGCGAGTTTGTAGAATCAGGTGTAGCAGAAAATGTTTTTTACCCGGCATTGTTTAAATGCATACTGCTAGCCGGCACACTGTTTGGTTTTGCCTGGAGTATTAGCTTTTTTAAACGGATAACAGGTTGGCTTTCTGGTTTATCTGGCAATTTTTTATTTGGTTTACGTTTAGGGTGGACCTTCAGAATTGTACTGATGGTACTTTTTGTTTTGTTCGGTTTTTTAATCCTTTCTGATCAGGGACAGGACTTGCTGATTACCATTAATACTTCATCATTTGGAACCATCATCTTTCTATTTTCTACCTCGGTTTTAGCGGCACTGAACTGGTATTTGCCTAAACTGTATGCCGGTGGCTTTACTGATTTGCTGCTAAAAGTGCCAAAGGGCTTTCTGATACCCGAAAAAAATTCGGTTGATTATGCCCGTCTGCTAGGTGTGCTTACATTTTTAATTCCGGCCGTAGGCATACTCAAAACAATGCAACAGTATCATATGCCTTATCTTTTAGATGATGTTCCGGTAATGGTAATATTGCTTGTTACGCTGGTTAGTTATCAGCAGATATTAAAATATAATTCGCTGGATTCCTTTTTTGCTCCCCGGGGTGTGTTTTCATCTTTTAGGTATTGGATGGTTATGGCTTTGTTTTTTTGCCTGATGATGATTTTCCCGTATATTAAAGATAATGATGTGGAGCAGCATGGGCGCATTTCTTACCTTGCTCTTGACCTGTTCTTATTATCCTTCGCTTTCCTTATTTCTGTAACCTACCGTACAAAAATTGCGCTTGTGCAGAATATTGAGGTTGCAAAAGTTGTACTTATTGCCGGCTTGTTGCTGGCACTTGTATTTATTCTTTTTAACATACCACCAATACTCTTTGCACTTACGGCTAAGTTTAGGTTTTTTACGCTGGCCATTGCTATTGCCGCCTTAATCTGTTATGCGTTAATATTCTCTTACCTGCTTGTTTTAGGAAAACGGACCAAAGTGCAATGGATCACATTTATTTTGCTTGTAGGTTTTATAGTTTCTTATATGAAAATGAGCGATTTTCATAAGGTGCATACTGTTATAGCTAAAGGCAATGATCCAGTTTCATTAGAAACTCATATAGGCAATTGGCTTAAGCATAGACGCGCGGAGATTGCAGCGTACAAGGCAATTCACAACAGGCCATATCCTGTGTTTTTTGTAAATTCTTACGGAGGCGGGATAAGGGCCTCGGTATGGGCAACAATGGTGGTTGGCGAATTGGATTTACGTGTTCTTACCTTAAAAGGCAGTAACCGGATTAGTAATGATTTTCAGCACCATGTATTTTCTTTTTCGGGGGCATCTGGTGGAACTATAGGTTTTTCTCTTTTATCGGCAGATAGACTTAACGTAAAGGATAGTATTGCATCAGCTAAACTTTCTCCTGATAGCACCAGGGTTTATAAGTACGATTATCTTACGGCAAATGTAGTGGGGATTTTTGGAAGAGATGTGTTTATGACCGTGATTGGGGGCAATTGGTATGATGATCGCTCACGCTTACAGGAGAGGGGCTTTGAAGGCGTATTGTGTGATAAGTTTGGAATGGATTATAGTGTTCCGTTAAGAGAGGCATGGAAAAAAGAAAACTTAGACTTACCTCTGCTTTTCTCTAATACCTATGATATTAATACGGGTAAGAAGGGTATTGTGGCTCCGGTGCTGTTAAATAAGACTGATTTTCCAGGTTGTGTTTTTATACAGGATCTGATGAAGGCAGAGAAGCTTGATCTGCCACTTTCTGCTGCTGCTTTCTTGAGTGCGCGTTTTCCATATGTATGCCCGACAGGAAAATTTGATGAGAAACATCATTTTACGGATGGTGGAACGCTTGAAAATTCCGGCGCAGAAACTTCGAGACAGGTGATTACAGTATTTGAACGGGTACTTGCTAAACCGGAGTTTGCTGATCTTGCCGTTAGCATAAATATTCTTTCAATTTCTAATAGTATACTGACTGTTGAGTATCCTACCCAGGATAGGAATTTGTATGAGGTAGTGGCGCCGGCATTGGGAATTTTGCAGACCATAAGTAGTAATGCACTTAGGGCCGATACCATTAACAGTGTGATTGCTGCGCAAAATAAAATGAAAAACTGGAGCTACAATAAAATTCAGCCTACACGGGAAATGATTGCGAAAAATTGGCCTGTATTGCCATTAGGTTGGCAAATATCAGACGAAGCGCTGGAGGTAATGAAAAAGAGTTTACACGATCAGAAGGCTAAGATTGATACTGTATTACTTGCTTTTGGCACTAAATATTAACCATTAATATATCTCATGTTATGACTGCGCTATCTAAATTAAACTATGTAAATGTTGGTAAACACGGCACTTTTTCTCCAACCGGAAACCAGCTTTTTGACACCACCTCGGCTGATGTAGACAAGATTTTTGAATCGCTAAAAGATGGCGATCGTTTGTTGCTTTATTTTCATGGAGGCCTGGTTAATATAAAAAGCGGAATGGATACTGCTGAACGTATTACGCGATATGTAACTACGGGTACGCAATCGCATCCGGTAAGTTTTGTATGGGAAACCGGCCTGATAGAAACATTAACGCAGAACCTTGATGTAATATGGAGTTCTGAATTTTTTAAGCGTTTGCTGGTAAAAGTAATTAAGGTTGCCGGAAAGAACCTGGGAATTGATGTGAAAGGCTTGGATGGAAGTAAGGGTGTAGGAGGAATGAGGGATGAGGAGATTTGGGACCAACTGAAACGGGCTGAACCTTTTGAGGATACAGTAGAGGTTACGGGTAAGCGATCTGTATCACTAAAATGGGTTGGAGATGATGATTTAGATGAGCTGGATGATATTATTGGCAAAGAGATTAAGGCAGATATGGAGGAAGAGATTGAGAGCGACCAACTGTTGATTGATGCCGCAACGGCTGAGAAACCACCATTGGAGGCAGATTTGATGCGCAATACTATTGCCGGAACTAAAACCCAGGGCGAAAAAGGAATTTTAAGCCTTGCCAAGCTGATTACTGCTGCTGTAAAGATTGTGGTTGCAGTGGTTAGGAGGTATATGAAAAAAAGAAATCATGATTTTTATCCCACTGTTGTAGAGGAGATATTCAGGGAGATTTATATTGCTGATATAGGCACTTTATTGTGGGGGTTGATGCAAGCCAAAGCTAAGGATATGTGGAAAGAGGATAGTTTTACAGGAAATCCGGAAGGCTACCATGCCGGAAGCTATTTTTTAAAGAAGATCATAGATTTTCAGGCTACCGGAGCTAAGCTTACTATCGATTTGGTTGGGCACTCGGCCGGATCTATTGCCATATGTGAGCTGGTAGATGCGGTGGTGAAAAGGAAAATGGATATTAAGTTCAGACACGTGATTTTCATGGCACCGGCATGCAGGTGCGAACTTTTCGCCGACACTTTATTGAAAAACAGGGGCATAATGGAAGATTTCAGAATCTTCACCATGTCGGATGAGTATGAGAAAAAAGATCATCTGGTTCCCGTAATCTATCCAAGGTCTTTGCTGTATCTAATCTCAGGCATACTTGAAAAGGATAGTTTTGATGCCTATGTGCTGGGCTTACAAAGGCATATTACGGGAAGGGTACCATATGATAATGAGGAGGTATTAAATAACATTAAGGCTTTTGTAGAGGAAAAGGGGCATGTAGTTTACGCTGTTACTGAGCCTGGTGCGGCTGAGGGACACATTTCTGGCTCAACGAAACATGGGAATTTTGATAACGATAAGGAGACCACGTTGGATAGTATAGTTAGTATAATTAAATAGTTATGGCCAATGATCTTGATTTTGCGGTTGTTATAGGCGTTGAATATTACCAGCAAAACACGCCATTAGGCGGTCCGCATAGCGATACCGAGAAGTTTATGGATTGGTTGCTTGATCCTAACGGCGGAGGTTTGCCTCGGGATGCTACTGACCCTAAAAGTAGCCCGAATGTATTGAAGCTGCTCTCTACACCAACATATACGCCACGGAAGGATGATCTTGACCTTTGGCTTGATGAGAAGATGAATGGCATTGTTAAAGGCAACCAGGGTGCCCGCAGGTTTTACTTCTATTTTTCGGGACACGGCATTGGGGTAACTCAGAAGAATTCGGCTTTGCTATTTCCACTATGGACCAGAACTAACAGGAATTATGCACTGTCGTCTGAAAAATACCTTGATGAACTCCTTAAAAAAGGGATTTTTAAGGAAATCTATTTCTTTATGGATTGTTGTCGCAATAGAATTGCCGGTGTTGAAGGCCTTGCGCCAACCTGGAGCTCTCCGCTGCCTGCAAGTGGTGCTGTAGATTATTTGCTTTATTATGCAACGGAATTTGATACAGCAGCGTTTGAAAAACCGGTGATAGGTCAGGAAGAAGGGCTGAACAATGGTTTGCCACGCGGGCTTTTTACTGAGGTATTGATAAATGGTTTGAGAGGCGCAGCGGCGGGAAGGAATGGGAAGCTGAGTATTGGAAATCTGTTGTCGTATGTTAAACTAAAGTTACCTGAGCTGGCAAGTGCCCATAATGAAACACAGATACCTAAAGCGATGCTTTCGCTGGATCCGGATCATGAGATTTGCGGGCCTTTTCAGAAAAAAATTGCGGTTACCATAACTTTTAAGGTACCTGGTGGTAAAGTGATTCTTGAAGATGCTGATCTGGAGGTTGTTTTGGAAGAGGATACGGCTGTAGGTTTCTGGAACCTGAACCTGAGTAGAGGACAGTATTTTCTGAGAGCAGAAGGCCAGCAGGAAGGAATGAAAATTTTTGTTGATGGCATTACTAACCAATACGTTTATGGCTAAGAAAATTTCAAAGGCAGCTAATTATGCGCGTTTTTCTTTTCAGATTCAAAATAGGGCGCTTGCACCTTTTACTCATTTAAAGCTTTTTAATGGGTATAATGAAGAGGTGGGCAAATGCTATGGCGATATGGATATGGAGATTCCACAGGGTCTTTATCAGCTCAGGATAGAGATGAATGATTTTGTGGAGGATAGAAATTACAGGGTGGAAGCTGGTAGTCAAGTTAATGATGAAATAATTGATTTTAAACTGAACTCTGCCATTCCTGTTTATGGTTTTAGTTCAACGCACGAATATTTCTCTAACCCGGCTGAGGAGTGGAGCAGAAAATCATCGGTAACAGGTTTAGGAGTAAGCGGTAGTTCCCTGTTTTTGTTTTTGAGCTATTCTGAAGAGGATAAGCCATTTGATATGGGTTTTATTGAAGCTGGATATTTCTCTCTGCTGGATGCGGACAGAAAACTTAAATACAGGTTAAGGATTGATCGTGTTAAACTGGAAACAGGGAGAAATGAGAATGCCGGAGTATTTTTTGCTTCAGTGTGCTTTACTGATGAGATGAGCGCTGGTCAGTATTATCTGATATATCGAAGCCCTGATCTGAAACGTGAAATTCCGGTTTATGTTTATCAGGACTGGCAAACACAGGTTTTTATCAGGGTTAGAGATTTCCCAATCTTTGCCAGTACAAGGATTTCGCTTTCGAAGAATGGTTTCATGAGAAATGATGAAGACATGCTACAGCTTGATGCAATGATCTCGAAATTGCACAATGGAATGTACGTGCTTCCGGCCAACCTTATGGTTAATGATGTGAATGGAAAATGGGAAAATCCCATGCTGGGTATTATGGCATGTTACATGTTTCTGTTATCAGACATTACTGATGGAAATTACCTTTACCTTAAGATGTTGACTAGTTTGGAAGCTTCGATTGTAAATATTCATGAATCGCCGGATATGGCAGCCCTGAGGTTAATGGGAGCTGTTTTATTCAACAGTGCTATTCCTGAGGAGCCGCTTTCTGCCCCTTGCATGCTTGCTGTTGGTCTTAATGTATTTTTAAAACAATCTATGGCATACCCACATTTGATTGAAGCAGATGGTTTGGTTGAAAAGATATTTCCACGTTTGGTAAAAGAGTCTGTTTATACCATGTATGAGCCCTTGCCGCAAACATTTTTTGTAGTAAACGAAAAGGTAGAAAATACGGTAAAGAAAATTACAAAGGGAATTAAATTTATAGATAAACTGGCTAAAGGAGTGAGCTGGCTTATTCAGAGAAACAGGGTGCCCACTATGGCCGGAGCAGCCCCTATCTCTGTTCCATCTGTAACAACAGCAGTGGAGGCAACTGATGATTGGGTAAGTTCATCGATTATAAGTCAGCTTTCGCATATTTCTACTGATCCTGATCAGCTTGATATTGCGGCAATTGCACAGCAGTTGCAGGTTACTACAAATACAGTAAAGAAAACGCTTGGTGTATTGAAGGAAAAAGGGGCAATAAAAGAGCTTGGATCTGCAGTGCTTGAACATGTAGATAAAAAAGAATTGAGGCAGGCAGTTGCGGATATAAGTGCTAAGATTGATACACTGCTTAAAGATGAGTAGTTCCCTATAGGTGTTATTTGACAATGTATAATACTTATATGGGAACGAACAGGTTGATAATAAGTTGTTTATAAGTTAAATTTATTTAATCAATATCTAATTATCATTCTTATGTTTGGATCTAACACGCTTGAAATTGCCATTGGCATTATCCTTCTGTTTTTCCTGGTTAGTACATTGTGTACCGCAATACGAGAAGGCATTGAGGCAAAACTAAAAACCAGGGCTGCTTATCTGGAGCAGGGTATCAGAGAATTGTTAAATGATTTTACCGGGACGGGAATGGCTAAGAGCCTCTATGATCATCCACTGATTTCGGGACTATTTAATGGTGCCTATAAGACATTGGCGAAAGGGGACGAAACAACACTGAAACGGCCTGATTTGCTAGCTGGTGGAAAGGACCTGCCTTCTTACATTCCTTCTAAAAACTTTGCAAGAGCTCTTATGGATATCGCGACCAGAGGGAAGGATATGGGAGCCGTAAATTTAAATGAACCATCGAATACAATAACAATAGATAATATCCGCAATAATATTTCTAATCTGGGTAATCCTCAAATAGAACGCGCTATACTAAATGCACTGGATCTTGCCCAGGGAGATCTTCTAGCAGCTGAAACAAATATCGAGAACTGGTTTAACAGTTCTATGGACAGGATTTCGGGCTGGTATAAAAGATCTACTCAGTGGATAGTTTTTTGGATTGCGCTTTCTGTTGCAGTTGTTATGAATATCAACGTGTTTACTGTTGTTGATTATTTATCTAAGAACGATACTTCACGGAAAATGCTGGTACAGCGTGCGGGCGTGCTTACTAAAGATTCGACAATGCTTAAGATGGATTACATAGAGGCAGACAAAGCGCTTAAAGATCTTAAGCTGCCAATAGGTTGGTCAAATGATGACTCGTACAGGATCAATCATACTGAAAGAAGTGGTATTTGGAACAATTTTTTGGGGCCGGTGCTGGGATGGCTTATTACTGCTCTGGCAGCTACCATGGGGGCTCCTTACTGGTTCGATTTGCTAAATAAGTTTATGGTAATCCGATCAACAGTAAAACCTAATGAAAAGAGTGGGGAAGAGCCATCTCAGGATTTGAAAGGAAAGAAAAGCGATATTGTTTTTGTTACGCCACCACCAAATTCACCGACTAATTCAGTAATGGATAATGCTGAAAATGAACTTGACTGCTGTAGTGAGCCCTTTAATGAAGATACACCTGACCAGGAATTACCTGTTGCGAAAGGAGGTGTTGCGTTATGAGCTTTTCATTAACATGGTTACCTACAGTACTTTTAGACGCTGGTTTGAAAGTTGCAGAATGCCCTGGATGGGCAAATTTAGGCAGGTCGGAAATGGGAACTGTTGAAGGTGTACTTTGCCACCATACTGCCACAACTATTAGAAGCGGAAATATGCCCTCGCTGAACACCATTATTCATGGAAGATCTGGAAGGGATGCATTACCTGGCCCTCTAGCTCAGCTGGGCCTTGGCAGGGATGGTACTTATTATATCATTGCAGCTGGAAAGTGTAACCATGCCGGAGCTGGGATATGGAAAGGCATTACAGCCGGAAACACTCATTTTATTGGTATTGAAGCAGAAAATATTGGAGATGGAAGTGAACCATGGCCAGAGATCCAGTTGGATGCTTATGCCAGGGGTGTTGCGGCAATATTAAAACATATTAACAGGGGTGTAGAATTTTGCGCCGGACATAAGGAATACCGTTTACCACCAGGCACCAAGAATGATCCTAATTTTGATATGAATGATTTTAGGAGGAGGGTTCAGGATATAATGGACGGGAGGTCGGCTCCCGTTGTCATTCCAAAAGAAGAGCCTGCAGGATTAATTAGACAGACTTTGCGACGAGGCAAAGCAAATGATGCTGAGCTGGTAAAGATAGTTCAGGGAAAGTTGGGCTTAACTGTGGATGGCTTTTTTGGCCCTATTACAGAAGCAGCTGTCAGGGAATTCCAGCGTGGCAAAGGCCTGGTTGCAGATGGTATAATAGGACCGAAAAGCTGGGCAGTACTGGATACGTTATAACTTGTCGGTGAAATAGGATTTTCTACCATATTGCTGTGATTTTTGATACTAATTTTTTAGATAGGTCTCGTACATTTGGAGCTAACCAAAACTTTTACGGAGGATCTAAACTTGAGAATTTATTTAAGAACCGCATTACTTATTTTTTTACTATTACCTGTTTTAGCTAAAAGTCAATCGTCTGTTAATAATCAATTGTTAATGTGGTATGATAAACCTGCCGGTATATGGGAGGAAGCATTGCCTTTAGGAAATGGAAATACAGGTGCAATGGTGTTTGGTGGAATCGAGAAAGAAAGGTACCAGCTAAACGATAATACTTTATGGTCTGGCTATCCTAAGGATGGGAATAATCCGCAGGCAGCTTCATTATTACCAGAGCTCAGACAGTTCATTTTTAAAGGCGATTACGCCGGTGCTGAACAAACATGGCGCAAGATGCAAGGTCCTTATTCTGCACGTTACTTACCACTTGGTGATTTATGGTTAGATTTTGGTCATAAAGAAAAGGATGTAACGGCATATTCCCGAAATTTAGATTTAAAAACAGCAGTGGCTTCGGTTAAATATACGTTTGACAATGTGGTGTATAGCCGTTCTACCTTTATTAACCATCCATCAAAAATAATGGTGGTTGTTATTAAAGCGAGCAAGAAGGGAATGCTGAATTTAAAAGCTGCTTTAAGTAGTAAACTTAAATACAAGACCCATGCAGATGGTGAGAAACTGGTATTAAAAGGGCGTGCCCCGAAGTATGTTGCAGCAAGAAACTATTTTCCTGAGCAAGTGGTATATGATGAAAATGAAGGGTTAAGTTTTGAAGTTCAGGTAAAGCTTGCGGTAAAGGGTAGTAAAGCTAAAATTCTGAGCACTGATAGCTTATTGGAAGTAAGCGAGGCTGATGAAGTAAAGTTATATCTTACTGAGGCTACCAGTTTTAATGGTTTCGATAAATCACCTGCTAAGCAGGTGAGGAATCCTTCAGAGAAGAACAATGCAAATTTAGCTAAGGCAATCAAAAAAGGAGCGGATTTTTTGAAAGACGAGCATATAAAGGATTATACCTCATTGTTTAACAGGGTTTCTTTTGAATTGAAAGGTTCAAAAGATTACACTACACTACCTGTTAATGAGCGCTTAAAGCAATTTACAACTAATCCTTCTGATTTGGGGTTGCAGGCCCTTTATTATCAATTTGGGCGTTATTTGCTAATTGCAAGTTCCAGGCCAGGTGGTAGGCCTACGAATTTGCAAGGATTATGGAATGACCACGTACAACCACCTTGGGGGAGCAATTATACCATTAATATTAACACTGAAATGAACTATTGGCTGGCAGAAAACAGTAATCTATCTGAATGCCATATCCCGCTGTTTGATTTTATAGGGGAGTTGGCTGTAAATGGGGCCAAAACAGCTAAAATAAATTATGGTATTCAGGAGGGCTGGGTTGCCCATCACAATTCTGACCTGTGGGCAAAGACTTCACCGGTTGGAGACTATGATCAGGATAAAACGTATTACCCTGGTGCTTTTTGCTGGCAAATGGGTGGGGCATGGCTTAGCACTCACTTGTGGGAGCATTTTCTTTATACCAGAGATCAGAACTTTTTAAAAGATAAAGCTTATCCTTTGATGAAGGGAGCCGCTCAATTCATGTTGCAGTGGTTGGTTAAAGATCCTGAAACTGGGTTCCTAGTAACTGCTCCATCTACTTCGCCAGAGAATGTATTTAAAGATGGAGGTAAAACTTACAATATAAGCAAGGCCTCAACAATGGATATTTCTATAGTTCGTCAGCTATTTCAGGATGTAATTGGTGCCTCTGAGGCTTTGAATGAGGATATGGCTTTTCGAAACGAGCTGAAGCAGGCACTTGCCTCTTTATATCCTTACCATATAGGGAAGTACGGACAGATACAGGAATGGTTTAATGATGTTGATGACCCTAAAGACATGCACAGGCATATTTCCCATCTGTATGGTTTATTTCCTGGGAATCAGATAAGTCCTGAACGTACTAAGGATCTTGCTGAGGCAGCTAAAGTTACTTTAAAACATAGGGGTGATGTAAGTACAGGATGGAGTATGGCCTGGAAGATGAATTGGTGGGCAAGACTGAGAGATGGAGAACATGCTTATAAAATTTTAGCAAAAGCCTTTAATTATATCAATCCAAACGATAAGACCTTTAAAAGTGCAGGAGGCGGAGGTACTTATCCGAATCTTTTTGATGCGCATCCACCCTTTCAGATTGATGGAAATTTTGGAGCAACAGCCGGAATTACAGAAATGTTAATGCAAAGCCATGAAGGAAAAATATCGTTGCTGCCGGCTTTACCTTCTGAATGGCGGGATGGTACAATAAAAGGAATAAAAGCAAGGGGGAACTTTGAATTGGAGATGGTTTGGGAAAAAGGTAAGCTAAAACAGGCAAAGATTAAGTCTGTTAAAGGAGGTATTTGTAAAGTTGAGGCACCTGAATTGCTAAAGGTAAAGGAACTTTCTAACTCTAATCAAGTAGCAGAAGGAAAAGTGTTATCCTTTAATACTCAAAAGGGAAAGGTGTATACATTGATTTTGAATTAAAGCAAAAGACCGGATGATTATATATTTTGAATCATCCGGTCTTTTAAATCTAACTCCCCCTATAGAGTGCGAATAAAACTGAAAACAGTGGCTAGTTGTTTAGTTAAGAATTGAGTTGTATCACCTAGAACAGCGTTTGCAGTTGCGGTAACATTTCCTAATAAAGCACTTAAAGAGCTCCATACTATACCACCACCATCAGTTTTAGTCATTTCAACCGAGTTCATTTCCTGAACACCTAAATTGTTTAGTTCTAACTTTTTCATAATTGTTTACAATAAGATAATTTCCTTACTCGTTAAAGGCCTTTCAGGGTATGCCTGATGCTTTTAAAAAGCATTAGAACTAATTTAAATATTATTTAAGTTGATGTGTTTATTCACTTTGTTCAGTATTGAAAGCCCTGGAACTAAATATCTAACAATCGCCTGTGATAGTTAATTTGACCAAGGTGGTAGGCCAGATGTGAGCTCAGGTAAATGAGCATATATTTTACCGATTTATCATTCTCTAAAACTTTTACTTCAGGATAATTATGTTCCAGGTCATCTTCTGTTAGCTGATCAAGTGAATCAGCTACTATTTTGATGGTATCTTCAATTTGTCTGATCAGCTCGCCTCTTGGAACATCTTTTAGTGAAAATTCGAGTTCTCTATTTCTAATATACCCGGTTTTACCCAATTCTGCTCCAATAAACGTATTCAGATTTCCTGCCAAGTGTAAGCACAGGTTACCAGCGGAATTACTTATTGAATTTTCAGTTTTCCAAATATTTTTCTCGTTTTGATACTGTTCAATTTCAAGTTTTACCTTATTCAAATCTCTTACAAAGAGTGATTTTAATGATTCCTTTAACATATTAGGCCGTTTAATTATTTATAAGTCTGTTATTTGTTTCAGTATTAATTTAGAGATTACATCTGCATTGGCATATACCATAAAGTGGCCACCACCTTCAATTTGTATATCTGGTTTATTGTATCTGATTGGCAATATATGGTCTGCCGTACCATGCAAATGAGTTAAATTAATTGGTTTTTCTTTATTTCGCCAGTTTAATATGCAGCTAAGTGCCCATTTCATAAAGTAGGGGTCACTATCTATAACGAGTTGTTTTAATAATTTCATCTCTTCGGGTGTTTTAGCACCCAAAAACTTCAACCCTAAGTTGTTTCCACTCTTTAAAAGACTAATGGGGATTGCTTTTTGCAAGCCTAAACTGCCTGCCATTTTATAATACCAGGGTAGATTTGTAAAAACCGGCAGACTGGAAATAATGAAAGTATGTAATGGTTTTAGTTTTTTAGAAATCTCAGTAGCCAACATACCGCCAAAGGATAAGCCAATTAAGTAGAATGGAGATGAGGTGTCTATTTTAGATGCTAATCTGATAGCATAGTCTTCTAAAGACTCATTTTTTAATGCTGGAATCCAGTCTAAATAAACCAGTTCGAAATGGGACGGGAAAGCAAGTTTTCTAAATGCACGTCTGTCGGCTCCCAAGCCGCTGATGAAATATATCTTTTCTGTCATTACTAATATAAAATTAAGGTATTACTCCCTTATCTTTATACATATGAAAGCTATTAATTTTAATCCGGTTGATTTTGAACCTGTAAGGCAAATTGCGTTGCAGTTTCCTGATTCCTCTGATAGCTTATCACATTATGACACACCCTCGGTAAAGATTAAGAAGAACCTGCTTTGCAGACTACATGAAAATGGAGAATGGATTGCGATAAGGACAGATTTTGAAAGCAGGGAGAGATTTTTGGAGGAATATCCGGAAAGCTGTTTTATTACACCTCATTACAAAGAATATCCTTATATCTGTTTATATGTTAACAGTTATAGTAAAGAGCTACTAAAGGAGGTACTGGAAACAGGTTTTAACGCTATTAATGAGAAAAAGAGAAAATAGCGCTATATTTACGTAACCCTAAATTTTGGGGAATAGAGTATAATAAACCTAAATTACGCC contains the following coding sequences:
- a CDS encoding caspase family protein — its product is MANDLDFAVVIGVEYYQQNTPLGGPHSDTEKFMDWLLDPNGGGLPRDATDPKSSPNVLKLLSTPTYTPRKDDLDLWLDEKMNGIVKGNQGARRFYFYFSGHGIGVTQKNSALLFPLWTRTNRNYALSSEKYLDELLKKGIFKEIYFFMDCCRNRIAGVEGLAPTWSSPLPASGAVDYLLYYATEFDTAAFEKPVIGQEEGLNNGLPRGLFTEVLINGLRGAAAGRNGKLSIGNLLSYVKLKLPELASAHNETQIPKAMLSLDPDHEICGPFQKKIAVTITFKVPGGKVILEDADLEVVLEEDTAVGFWNLNLSRGQYFLRAEGQQEGMKIFVDGITNQYVYG
- a CDS encoding N-acetylmuramoyl-L-alanine amidase, whose protein sequence is MSFSLTWLPTVLLDAGLKVAECPGWANLGRSEMGTVEGVLCHHTATTIRSGNMPSLNTIIHGRSGRDALPGPLAQLGLGRDGTYYIIAAGKCNHAGAGIWKGITAGNTHFIGIEAENIGDGSEPWPEIQLDAYARGVAAILKHINRGVEFCAGHKEYRLPPGTKNDPNFDMNDFRRRVQDIMDGRSAPVVIPKEEPAGLIRQTLRRGKANDAELVKIVQGKLGLTVDGFFGPITEAAVREFQRGKGLVADGIIGPKSWAVLDTL
- a CDS encoding glycosyl hydrolase family 95 catalytic domain-containing protein codes for the protein MRIYLRTALLIFLLLPVLAKSQSSVNNQLLMWYDKPAGIWEEALPLGNGNTGAMVFGGIEKERYQLNDNTLWSGYPKDGNNPQAASLLPELRQFIFKGDYAGAEQTWRKMQGPYSARYLPLGDLWLDFGHKEKDVTAYSRNLDLKTAVASVKYTFDNVVYSRSTFINHPSKIMVVVIKASKKGMLNLKAALSSKLKYKTHADGEKLVLKGRAPKYVAARNYFPEQVVYDENEGLSFEVQVKLAVKGSKAKILSTDSLLEVSEADEVKLYLTEATSFNGFDKSPAKQVRNPSEKNNANLAKAIKKGADFLKDEHIKDYTSLFNRVSFELKGSKDYTTLPVNERLKQFTTNPSDLGLQALYYQFGRYLLIASSRPGGRPTNLQGLWNDHVQPPWGSNYTININTEMNYWLAENSNLSECHIPLFDFIGELAVNGAKTAKINYGIQEGWVAHHNSDLWAKTSPVGDYDQDKTYYPGAFCWQMGGAWLSTHLWEHFLYTRDQNFLKDKAYPLMKGAAQFMLQWLVKDPETGFLVTAPSTSPENVFKDGGKTYNISKASTMDISIVRQLFQDVIGASEALNEDMAFRNELKQALASLYPYHIGKYGQIQEWFNDVDDPKDMHRHISHLYGLFPGNQISPERTKDLAEAAKVTLKHRGDVSTGWSMAWKMNWWARLRDGEHAYKILAKAFNYINPNDKTFKSAGGGGTYPNLFDAHPPFQIDGNFGATAGITEMLMQSHEGKISLLPALPSEWRDGTIKGIKARGNFELEMVWEKGKLKQAKIKSVKGGICKVEAPELLKVKELSNSNQVAEGKVLSFNTQKGKVYTLILN
- a CDS encoding DUF1572 family protein, which translates into the protein MLKESLKSLFVRDLNKVKLEIEQYQNEKNIWKTENSISNSAGNLCLHLAGNLNTFIGAELGKTGYIRNRELEFSLKDVPRGELIRQIEDTIKIVADSLDQLTEDDLEHNYPEVKVLENDKSVKYMLIYLSSHLAYHLGQINYHRRLLDI
- a CDS encoding alpha/beta hydrolase, coding for MTEKIYFISGLGADRRAFRKLAFPSHFELVYLDWIPALKNESLEDYAIRLASKIDTSSPFYLIGLSFGGMLATEISKKLKPLHTFIISSLPVFTNLPWYYKMAGSLGLQKAIPISLLKSGNNLGLKFLGAKTPEEMKLLKQLVIDSDPYFMKWALSCILNWRNKEKPINLTHLHGTADHILPIRYNKPDIQIEGGGHFMVYANADVISKLILKQITDL